The Deferribacterota bacterium genome contains the following window.
AGATTAAATCATTTATCCCCTTATTATCCTCTAATACCCATGAGGCATCAAGATATCTAAAACCCTTCTTTTTAAAAACCTCTTGGGTGCTTTTAAGTAGGTGTGAAATTAAAGCAGTTGCCAATATATTTTTATGATACCTTCTCCTTACCCCCAATAGGGCACCCCTTAATAATTCATACTTTCTTAGTTTTAAACGATATAAAATTTTTAAAAAACCTAGTGGAAACAAGTGTCCATTTAAATCCTTAATTATTTCATTTAGGTTTGGAAAATTTATAAGCATGCCAGATGGAAATCCATTGTAATATGCTACAAGAGCAAAATCATCCTCTATTACATTCTTTAATTGTTTTGCTATATAGTAAAATTCATTTTCAGTGAAAGGAATAAACCCCCAATTATTTGTCCATGAATCATTGAACATATCCATTAGCATCTTAGATGCACCTTTCAATTCTTTTTTATTAACAGGCTTAACCTCAATCTTTTCTTTAGTTTTCTCAATTAATCTTATCATAAAGGGTGATAATTTTTCTGTCAAATCCAATATATAGCAATTTAAATCCTTTTCTTTTGAATAACCTAGCATCTCTAAATATTCAGCATAATATGGCTTAGCATGGCCCATCATAAAAGAAGGGGAGGAATCAAAACCTTTCACCAAAAGACCTACTTCATCATTTGTAGAGAAATTAAAGGGGCCCATAATATGCTCCATTCCCTCATTTTTTACCCATTCTTCAGCAGTCATAAGAAGCCTTCTAAATACATCGATATCATCAATAGCTTCTAAAAAACTAAAGAAACCACATTTTTCTTTATGTTGTTCTATATATAAATAATCTATATGAGCCCCAATTCTGCCAACACACCTGTTCTTATGGAAAGCCAAAAAAAACTGTACTTTAGCATGTTCAAAGAAAGGATTTTTAACGCTAAAATGCTCCTTTCTCTCTAAAATTAGAGGGGGAACCCAATAAGGATCATCCCTATATATTGCA
Protein-coding sequences here:
- a CDS encoding N-acetyltransferase; this translates as MEDILIKPVENKRDLMTFIKLPFAIYRDDPYWVPPLILERKEHFSVKNPFFEHAKVQFFLAFHKNRCVGRIGAHIDYLYIEQHKEKCGFFSFLEAIDDIDVFRRLLMTAEEWVKNEGMEHIMGPFNFSTNDEVGLLVKGFDSSPSFMMGHAKPYYAEYLEMLGYSKEKDLNCYILDLTEKLSPFMIRLIEKTKEKIEVKPVNKKELKGASKMLMDMFNDSWTNNWGFIPFTENEFYYIAKQLKNVIEDDFALVAYYNGFPSGMLINFPNLNEIIKDLNGHLFPLGFLKILYRLKLRKYELLRGALLGVRRRYHKNILATALISHLLKSTQEVFKKKGFRYLDASWVLEDNKGINDLISLGHSELFKVYRVYGKKLD